Proteins encoded together in one Lutra lutra chromosome 4, mLutLut1.2, whole genome shotgun sequence window:
- the DENND2D gene encoding DENN domain-containing protein 2D isoform X3 → MEEQVVGGMLRLFHSRLPRLRAGSLQDNPRDPVKEPERPQEHCLPAFAGGQHFFEYLLVVSLKKKSSGPDYEPTITYQFPKRENLLRGQQEEEERLLGAIPLFCFPDGNEWASLTEYPRETFSFVLTNVDGSRKIGYCRRLLILDEVEKRDQISVAVIYPFMQGLREAAFPAPGKTVTLKSFIPDSGTEFISLTRPLDSHLEHVDFSSLLKCLSVEQILQIFASAVLERRIIFLAEGLSTLSQCIHAAAALLYPFSWAHTYIPVVPERLLDTVCCPTPFMVGVQMRFQQQVMESPMEEVLLVNLCEGTFLMSVGDEKEILPPKLQDDILDSLGQTTNEPWTSEQLNEHVSGPFVQFFVKTVGHYASYIKREANGQGHFQERAFYKALNSKANRRFVKKFVKTQLFSLFIQEAEKSRTPPAGYFQRKILEYEEQKKHKKSREKTVK, encoded by the exons ATGGAAGAACAAGTGGTAGGCGGGATGCTCAGGCTCTTCCACAGCCGGCTGCCTCGACTCCGAGCAG GATCTCTTCAGGATAATCCAAGGGACCCTGTAAAGGAGCCAGAAAGGCCCCAGGAGCACTGTCTGCCCGCCTTCGCTGGAGGGCAACACTTCTTTGAATACCTCCTCGTGGTTTCCCTCAAAAAAAAGAGTTCGGGGCCTGACTATGAGCCCACCATCACCTACCAGTTTCCCAAG AGGGAGAACCTGCTTCGGGGAcaacaggaagaggaggagcgGCTACTCGGGGCCATCCCCTTGTTCTGCTTCCCAGATGGCAATGAGTGGGCCTCACTCACGGAGTATCCCAG GGAGACCTTCTCCTTCGTCCTGACCAACGTGGATGGGAGCAGGAAGATCGGCTACTGCAGGCGCCTCTTG ATCCTGGATGAGGTGGAGAAGAGGGACCAGATCTCTGTTGCGGTGATTTACCCCTTCATGCAGGGCCTCCGAGAGGCGGCCTTCCCTGCTCCTGGGAAGACGGTCACTCTCAAGAGCTTCATCCCTGACTCGGGCACGGAG TTCATCTCTCTGACTCGGCCCCTGGACTCCCACCTAGAACACGTGGATTTTAGTTCTCTGCTGAAGTGTCTCAGTGTTGAGCAGATCCTTCAGATCTTTGCATCTGCAGTGTTGGAGAGAAGAATCATCTTTCTGGCAGAAGGTCTCAG CACCCTGTCTCAGTGCATCCATGCTGCTGCCGCGCTACTCTACCCCTTCAGCTGGGCACACACCTACATCCCCGTTGTCCCTGAGAGACTCCTGGACACTGTGTGCTGCCCCACCCCCTTCATGGTCGGAGTCCAAATGCGCTTCCAGCAGCAGGTCATGGAGAGCCCCATGGAAGAG GTCCTGTTGGTGAATCTTTGTGAAGGAACCTTCTTAATGTCG GTTGGTGACGAAAAAGAGATCCTTCCACCTAAGCTTCAGGATGACATTTTGGACTCCCTTGGTCAGACGACCAATGAGCCGTGGA CTTCAGAACAGCTCAATGAGCATGTTTCGGGCCCGTTTGTGCAGTTCTTTGTCAAGACGGTGGGACACTATGCTTCCTACATCAAGCGGGAGGCAAACGGGCAAGGCCACTTCCAAGAACGGGCCTTCTATAAGGCTCTGAACTCCAAGGCCAACCGCCGATTTGTGAAGAAGTTTGTGAAGACACAGCTCTTCTCCCTTTTCATCCAGGAAGCGGAGAAGAGCCGGACTCCTCCTGCAG GCTACTTCCAACGGAAGATACTTGAATATGAGGAacagaagaaacacaagaaatCAAGGGAAAAGACTGTGAAATAA
- the DENND2D gene encoding DENN domain-containing protein 2D isoform X2: MDGLGRRLRASLRLKRGRGGSLQDNPRDPVKEPERPQEHCLPAFAGGQHFFEYLLVVSLKKKSSGPDYEPTITYQFPKRENLLRGQQEEEERLLGAIPLFCFPDGNEWASLTEYPRETFSFVLTNVDGSRKIGYCRRLLPTGRGPRLPKVYCIVSCIGCFGLFSKILDEVEKRDQISVAVIYPFMQGLREAAFPAPGKTVTLKSFIPDSGTEFISLTRPLDSHLEHVDFSSLLKCLSVEQILQIFASAVLERRIIFLAEGLSTLSQCIHAAAALLYPFSWAHTYIPVVPERLLDTVCCPTPFMVGVQMRFQQQVMESPMEEVLLVNLCEGTFLMSVGDEKEILPPKLQDDILDSLGQTTNEPWTSEQLNEHVSGPFVQFFVKTVGHYASYIKREANGQGHFQERAFYKALNSKANRRFVKKFVKTQLFSLFIQEAEKSRTPPAGYFQRKILEYEEQKKHKKSREKTVK, from the exons GATCTCTTCAGGATAATCCAAGGGACCCTGTAAAGGAGCCAGAAAGGCCCCAGGAGCACTGTCTGCCCGCCTTCGCTGGAGGGCAACACTTCTTTGAATACCTCCTCGTGGTTTCCCTCAAAAAAAAGAGTTCGGGGCCTGACTATGAGCCCACCATCACCTACCAGTTTCCCAAG AGGGAGAACCTGCTTCGGGGAcaacaggaagaggaggagcgGCTACTCGGGGCCATCCCCTTGTTCTGCTTCCCAGATGGCAATGAGTGGGCCTCACTCACGGAGTATCCCAG GGAGACCTTCTCCTTCGTCCTGACCAACGTGGATGGGAGCAGGAAGATCGGCTACTGCAGGCGCCTCTTG ccCACCGGCCGTGGCCCTCGCCTCCCCAAGGTGTACTGCATCGTCAGCTGCATTGGCTGCTTCGGCCTGTTCTCCAAG ATCCTGGATGAGGTGGAGAAGAGGGACCAGATCTCTGTTGCGGTGATTTACCCCTTCATGCAGGGCCTCCGAGAGGCGGCCTTCCCTGCTCCTGGGAAGACGGTCACTCTCAAGAGCTTCATCCCTGACTCGGGCACGGAG TTCATCTCTCTGACTCGGCCCCTGGACTCCCACCTAGAACACGTGGATTTTAGTTCTCTGCTGAAGTGTCTCAGTGTTGAGCAGATCCTTCAGATCTTTGCATCTGCAGTGTTGGAGAGAAGAATCATCTTTCTGGCAGAAGGTCTCAG CACCCTGTCTCAGTGCATCCATGCTGCTGCCGCGCTACTCTACCCCTTCAGCTGGGCACACACCTACATCCCCGTTGTCCCTGAGAGACTCCTGGACACTGTGTGCTGCCCCACCCCCTTCATGGTCGGAGTCCAAATGCGCTTCCAGCAGCAGGTCATGGAGAGCCCCATGGAAGAG GTCCTGTTGGTGAATCTTTGTGAAGGAACCTTCTTAATGTCG GTTGGTGACGAAAAAGAGATCCTTCCACCTAAGCTTCAGGATGACATTTTGGACTCCCTTGGTCAGACGACCAATGAGCCGTGGA CTTCAGAACAGCTCAATGAGCATGTTTCGGGCCCGTTTGTGCAGTTCTTTGTCAAGACGGTGGGACACTATGCTTCCTACATCAAGCGGGAGGCAAACGGGCAAGGCCACTTCCAAGAACGGGCCTTCTATAAGGCTCTGAACTCCAAGGCCAACCGCCGATTTGTGAAGAAGTTTGTGAAGACACAGCTCTTCTCCCTTTTCATCCAGGAAGCGGAGAAGAGCCGGACTCCTCCTGCAG GCTACTTCCAACGGAAGATACTTGAATATGAGGAacagaagaaacacaagaaatCAAGGGAAAAGACTGTGAAATAA
- the DENND2D gene encoding DENN domain-containing protein 2D isoform X1, with protein MEEQVVGGMLRLFHSRLPRLRAGSLQDNPRDPVKEPERPQEHCLPAFAGGQHFFEYLLVVSLKKKSSGPDYEPTITYQFPKRENLLRGQQEEEERLLGAIPLFCFPDGNEWASLTEYPRETFSFVLTNVDGSRKIGYCRRLLPTGRGPRLPKVYCIVSCIGCFGLFSKILDEVEKRDQISVAVIYPFMQGLREAAFPAPGKTVTLKSFIPDSGTEFISLTRPLDSHLEHVDFSSLLKCLSVEQILQIFASAVLERRIIFLAEGLSTLSQCIHAAAALLYPFSWAHTYIPVVPERLLDTVCCPTPFMVGVQMRFQQQVMESPMEEVLLVNLCEGTFLMSVGDEKEILPPKLQDDILDSLGQTTNEPWTSEQLNEHVSGPFVQFFVKTVGHYASYIKREANGQGHFQERAFYKALNSKANRRFVKKFVKTQLFSLFIQEAEKSRTPPAGYFQRKILEYEEQKKHKKSREKTVK; from the exons ATGGAAGAACAAGTGGTAGGCGGGATGCTCAGGCTCTTCCACAGCCGGCTGCCTCGACTCCGAGCAG GATCTCTTCAGGATAATCCAAGGGACCCTGTAAAGGAGCCAGAAAGGCCCCAGGAGCACTGTCTGCCCGCCTTCGCTGGAGGGCAACACTTCTTTGAATACCTCCTCGTGGTTTCCCTCAAAAAAAAGAGTTCGGGGCCTGACTATGAGCCCACCATCACCTACCAGTTTCCCAAG AGGGAGAACCTGCTTCGGGGAcaacaggaagaggaggagcgGCTACTCGGGGCCATCCCCTTGTTCTGCTTCCCAGATGGCAATGAGTGGGCCTCACTCACGGAGTATCCCAG GGAGACCTTCTCCTTCGTCCTGACCAACGTGGATGGGAGCAGGAAGATCGGCTACTGCAGGCGCCTCTTG ccCACCGGCCGTGGCCCTCGCCTCCCCAAGGTGTACTGCATCGTCAGCTGCATTGGCTGCTTCGGCCTGTTCTCCAAG ATCCTGGATGAGGTGGAGAAGAGGGACCAGATCTCTGTTGCGGTGATTTACCCCTTCATGCAGGGCCTCCGAGAGGCGGCCTTCCCTGCTCCTGGGAAGACGGTCACTCTCAAGAGCTTCATCCCTGACTCGGGCACGGAG TTCATCTCTCTGACTCGGCCCCTGGACTCCCACCTAGAACACGTGGATTTTAGTTCTCTGCTGAAGTGTCTCAGTGTTGAGCAGATCCTTCAGATCTTTGCATCTGCAGTGTTGGAGAGAAGAATCATCTTTCTGGCAGAAGGTCTCAG CACCCTGTCTCAGTGCATCCATGCTGCTGCCGCGCTACTCTACCCCTTCAGCTGGGCACACACCTACATCCCCGTTGTCCCTGAGAGACTCCTGGACACTGTGTGCTGCCCCACCCCCTTCATGGTCGGAGTCCAAATGCGCTTCCAGCAGCAGGTCATGGAGAGCCCCATGGAAGAG GTCCTGTTGGTGAATCTTTGTGAAGGAACCTTCTTAATGTCG GTTGGTGACGAAAAAGAGATCCTTCCACCTAAGCTTCAGGATGACATTTTGGACTCCCTTGGTCAGACGACCAATGAGCCGTGGA CTTCAGAACAGCTCAATGAGCATGTTTCGGGCCCGTTTGTGCAGTTCTTTGTCAAGACGGTGGGACACTATGCTTCCTACATCAAGCGGGAGGCAAACGGGCAAGGCCACTTCCAAGAACGGGCCTTCTATAAGGCTCTGAACTCCAAGGCCAACCGCCGATTTGTGAAGAAGTTTGTGAAGACACAGCTCTTCTCCCTTTTCATCCAGGAAGCGGAGAAGAGCCGGACTCCTCCTGCAG GCTACTTCCAACGGAAGATACTTGAATATGAGGAacagaagaaacacaagaaatCAAGGGAAAAGACTGTGAAATAA